From Streptomyces sp. Edi4, one genomic window encodes:
- the alaS gene encoding alanine--tRNA ligase, whose product MESAEIRRRWLSFFEERGHTVVPSASLIADDPTLLLVNAGMVPFKPYFLGETKPPAPRATSVQKCVRTPDIEEVGKTTRHGTFFQMCGNFSFGDYFKEDAIKYAWELLTSSVADGGYGLEPEKLWITVYLDDDEAETIWRDVIGVPSERIQRLGKKDNFWSMGVPGPCGPCSEINYDRGPEFGPEGGPAVNDERYVEIWNLVFMQYERGAGENKEDFPILGDLPSKNIDTGLGLERLAMILQGVRNMYETDTLRVVMDKATELTGVRYGDQHTSDVSMRVVADHIRTSVMLIGDGVTPGNEGRGYVLRRIMRRAIRNMRLMGATGPVVQDLIDVVIKTMGQQYPELVTDRKRIETVALAEEAAFLKALRGGTNILDTAITETKATGGTVLAGDKAFLLHDTWGFPIDLTLEMAAEQGLSVDEDGFRRLMKQQRDQAKADARAKKTGHADLSAYREVADVSGATDFTGYTSTENESTIVGLLVDGVPSPAATEGDEVEVVLDRSPFYAEGGGQLADQGRIKLDSGAVIEIRDVQKPVPGVHVHKGVVQVGEVTVGASAYAAIDTKRRRAIARAHSATHLTHQALRDALGPTAAQAGSENSPGRFRFDFGSPAAVPGTVLTDVEQKINEVLARELDVQAEVMSIDEAKKQGAIAEFGEKYGERVRVVTIGDFSKELCGGTHVHNTAQLGLVKLLGESSIGSGVRRIEALVGVDAYNFLAREHTVVAQLQELVKGRSEELPEKISAMLGKLKDAEKEIEKFRAEKVLQAAAGLVDSAKDVRGTALVTGQVPDGTSADDLRKLVLDVRGRIPGDRPAVVALFTTANGRPVTVIATNEAARERGLKAGELVRTAAKTLGGGGGGKPDVAQGGGQNPDAIGDAIDAVERQVAETA is encoded by the coding sequence ATGGAGTCGGCCGAGATTCGCCGCCGCTGGCTGAGCTTCTTCGAGGAGCGCGGGCACACCGTCGTCCCTTCGGCGTCGCTCATCGCGGACGACCCGACTCTGCTGCTCGTCAACGCGGGCATGGTCCCCTTCAAGCCCTACTTCCTCGGCGAGACCAAGCCGCCCGCCCCGCGCGCCACCAGCGTGCAGAAGTGCGTGCGCACCCCCGACATCGAAGAGGTCGGCAAGACCACCCGCCACGGCACGTTCTTCCAGATGTGCGGCAACTTCTCCTTCGGCGACTACTTCAAGGAAGACGCCATCAAGTACGCCTGGGAGCTGCTGACCAGCTCCGTGGCGGACGGCGGCTACGGCCTTGAGCCCGAGAAGCTGTGGATCACCGTCTACCTCGACGACGACGAGGCCGAGACGATCTGGCGCGACGTGATCGGCGTGCCCTCCGAGCGCATCCAGCGCCTGGGCAAGAAGGACAACTTCTGGTCCATGGGTGTGCCGGGACCGTGCGGGCCCTGCTCCGAGATCAACTACGACCGGGGTCCCGAGTTCGGTCCCGAGGGCGGTCCGGCCGTCAACGACGAGCGCTACGTGGAGATCTGGAACCTGGTCTTCATGCAGTACGAGCGCGGCGCCGGTGAGAACAAGGAGGACTTCCCGATCCTCGGGGACCTGCCCTCCAAGAACATCGACACCGGCCTCGGCCTCGAACGCCTCGCGATGATCCTTCAGGGCGTGCGGAACATGTACGAGACCGACACCCTGCGCGTCGTCATGGACAAGGCCACCGAACTGACCGGTGTGCGCTACGGCGACCAGCACACCTCCGACGTCTCGATGCGCGTGGTCGCCGACCACATCCGTACGTCCGTGATGCTCATCGGCGACGGTGTGACCCCGGGCAACGAGGGCCGCGGCTATGTGCTGCGCCGCATCATGCGCCGCGCCATCCGCAACATGCGCCTCATGGGCGCCACCGGCCCGGTCGTCCAGGACCTCATCGACGTCGTGATCAAGACGATGGGCCAGCAGTACCCGGAGCTCGTCACCGACCGCAAGCGCATCGAGACGGTCGCGCTCGCCGAGGAGGCCGCGTTCCTCAAGGCGCTGCGCGGCGGCACCAACATCCTCGACACCGCCATCACCGAGACCAAGGCCACCGGTGGCACCGTCCTCGCCGGCGACAAGGCGTTCCTGCTCCACGACACCTGGGGCTTCCCGATCGACCTCACCCTGGAGATGGCCGCCGAACAGGGCCTTTCCGTGGACGAGGACGGCTTCCGCCGCCTGATGAAGCAGCAGCGCGACCAGGCCAAGGCCGACGCGCGCGCCAAGAAGACCGGCCACGCCGACCTGTCGGCCTACCGCGAGGTGGCCGACGTCTCCGGCGCCACCGACTTCACCGGCTACACCTCCACCGAGAACGAGTCGACCATCGTCGGCCTGCTCGTCGACGGCGTGCCCTCGCCGGCCGCCACCGAGGGCGACGAGGTCGAGGTCGTCCTCGACCGCAGCCCGTTCTACGCCGAGGGCGGCGGCCAGCTCGCCGACCAGGGCCGCATCAAGCTCGACAGCGGCGCGGTCATCGAGATCCGCGACGTACAGAAGCCGGTCCCCGGCGTGCATGTGCACAAGGGGGTCGTGCAGGTCGGCGAGGTGACGGTCGGCGCGTCCGCCTACGCCGCCATCGACACCAAGCGCCGGCGCGCCATCGCCCGCGCCCACTCCGCCACCCACCTCACCCACCAGGCGCTGCGCGACGCGCTCGGCCCGACGGCCGCCCAGGCCGGCTCCGAGAACTCCCCGGGCCGCTTCCGCTTCGACTTCGGCTCGCCCGCCGCCGTCCCCGGCACGGTCCTCACCGACGTCGAGCAGAAGATCAACGAGGTCCTGGCCCGCGAGCTCGACGTGCAGGCCGAGGTCATGTCGATCGACGAGGCCAAGAAGCAGGGCGCCATCGCCGAGTTCGGCGAGAAGTACGGCGAGCGGGTCCGCGTGGTCACCATCGGCGACTTCTCCAAGGAGCTGTGCGGCGGCACCCACGTGCACAACACCGCCCAGCTAGGCCTGGTCAAGCTGCTCGGCGAATCGTCCATCGGCTCCGGCGTGCGCCGCATCGAGGCCCTGGTCGGCGTCGACGCGTACAACTTCCTGGCCCGTGAGCACACGGTCGTCGCCCAGCTCCAGGAGCTGGTCAAGGGCCGTTCCGAGGAGCTGCCGGAGAAGATCTCCGCAATGCTCGGCAAGCTGAAGGACGCCGAGAAGGAGATCGAGAAGTTCCGCGCGGAGAAGGTGCTCCAGGCCGCCGCCGGTCTCGTCGACTCCGCCAAGGACGTCCGCGGCACCGCGCTCGTCACCGGTCAGGTACCGGACGGTACCTCCGCCGACGACCTGCGCAAGCTGGTCCTGGACGTCCGGGGCCGCATCCCTGGCGACCGCCCGGCCGTCGTCGCGCTGTTCACCACGGCCAACGGCCGCCCGGTCACCGTCATCGCCACCAACGAGGCCGCCCGCGAGCGCGGTCTGAAGGCCGGCGAACTGGTCCGTACGGCGGCCAAGACCCTCGGCGGTGGCGGTGGCGGCAAGCCGGACGTCGCCCAGGGCGGCGGCCAGAACCCGGACGCGATCGGCGACGCCATCGACGCCGTCGAGCGCCAGGTCGCCGAGACCGCCTGA
- a CDS encoding DUF6167 family protein, producing the protein MFRRTFWFTAGAAAGVWATTKVNRKLKQLTPQSLAARSADKAVEAGHRLKDFALDIKSGMAQREAELNDVLGIGESEARELPAQRRLVALETAHERYGKQQDSKQQYPQQQNSTHSYNRNEDH; encoded by the coding sequence ATGTTCCGCCGTACGTTCTGGTTCACCGCGGGCGCGGCCGCCGGCGTCTGGGCCACCACCAAGGTCAACCGCAAGCTGAAACAGCTCACCCCTCAGAGCCTGGCCGCGCGCTCCGCCGACAAGGCGGTCGAGGCCGGCCACCGGCTCAAGGACTTCGCCCTCGACATCAAGTCCGGCATGGCCCAGCGCGAGGCCGAACTCAACGACGTCCTGGGCATCGGCGAGAGCGAGGCCCGCGAACTTCCCGCGCAGCGCCGCCTCGTCGCGCTCGAGACCGCGCACGAGCGGTACGGCAAGCAGCAGGACAGCAAGCAGCAGTACCCCCAGCAGCAGAACAGCACGCATTCGTACAACCGGAATGAGGACCACTGA